Proteins found in one Ostrinia nubilalis chromosome 27, ilOstNubi1.1, whole genome shotgun sequence genomic segment:
- the LOC135084981 gene encoding NF-kappa-B-repressing factor-like isoform X1, whose translation MRRYLASDTLDLDLVVSSEFSKDERATLHQAAQRAGPQSRSYGADKDRFLVVKKKLDPFSLARAVIEKGGVTPKYKVFIPSDLQWER comes from the exons ATGCGGCGCTACCTCGCCTCAGACACTTTAGACCTAGACCTGGTGGTCAGTTCTGAGTTCAGTAAGGACGAGCGCGCGACCCTACACCAGGCGGCGCAGCGCGCCGGGCCCCAGTCGCGGAGCTATGGCGCGGACAAAGACAG GTTCCTAGTGGTGAAGAAGAAGTTGGATCCTTTCTCATTAGCGCGTGCCGTCATAGAAAAGGGCGGAGTCACACCCAAGTACAAAGTGTTCATACCCTCTGACTTGCAGTGGGAGAGATAG
- the LOC135085046 gene encoding NADH dehydrogenase [ubiquinone] 1 alpha subcomplex subunit 8 produces the protein MVLTNDVHLPEESELTVPEVNLSAATLMASSFHLGKYCEHANNEFMLCRIEENDPRKCINEGKVVTACTMEFFRKVKQTCLSEFGQYANCVDKSSGDFSLSSCRKTQGVFDKCMLEKLQLERPGFGYFTEARVHDTKRPKPQPEPKTIYTDPTPALPDAERDAARPARHGSRFYWMTE, from the exons atggtgTTGACTAATGATGTGCATCTTCCGGAGGAGTCCGAATTGACCGTGCCAGAGGTCAATTTATCGGCTGCTACTTTGATGGCAAGTTCTTTCCACTTGGGAAAATACTGTGAACACGCTAACAAT GAGTTCATGCTATGCCGTATCGAGGAGAACGATCCCCGCAAATGCATCAACGAGGGGAAGGTGGTCACGGCGTGCACAATGGAGTTCTTCCGGAAGGTGAAGCAGACGTGCCTCAGTGAGTTCGGTCAGTACGCCAACTGCGTCGACAAGAGCTCCGGAGACTTTAGCTTGAGTTC GTGCCGCAAGACCCAGGGCGTGTTCGACAAGTGTATGCTGGAAAAACTCCAGCTGGAGCGCCCGGGCTTCGGCTACTTCACCGAAGCGCGCGTGCACGACACCAAGAG GCCGAAGCCCCAGCCAGAGCCGAAGACTATATACACTGACCCGACGCCGGCGCTGCCCGACGCGGAGCGCGACGCTGCCCGCCCCGCGCGCCACGGCTCACGCTTCTACTGGATGACCGAGTAG
- the LOC135084800 gene encoding mucin-5AC-like — MSATSFPVTISSMDTNSATPTLIADPTPNPTQPSPITPAASSISATESNLTAGAESFASTTSTTSDISTPSANILPDPKANTTSVYVSPTTTILATKLEDLANTSVSDIPTPSANILPASKANPASITPKSRPLSRRRSIPGLVIDSDLMSKLSPKSGSSISPVLTSTATIPAPIISAANISVTEDTSAPMTDSSISSVSAVSSNVTSKIALNIFPTVEAAASVAIPATNQGPAASDALTSITEPQDRNVPSLTTYLASISKPLSSMHIGSKALPAKKAVAAASFISASLSAHKPDSNDTTLTSTAEPVPTVSPAVSYILSAAKTVPTSATAGDIPDPSTKPAGSESIDCTISDLIADISSKVASTSSDILIPPSTKAALSDSLATSITAITTSKGRPILSGTTASTVNDTPIPSAKTAGDSPATSFISAIHASIGPKFISAHSIEPDDSSPDPSEKSCKTGPKFQPRLTNYQRKLGKLFETPISSSSISKAEKMMLKMGWSGGALGKQGGGIIEPITPNLEYVKTTKGLGRRPTERPPKPTPIQMPNPAKRFKKTESSNPCLNIIKANIKRRMLKKPEETKEQKKSRKLQPRLVKARRKNLFKNNVLQCILEFVTNEREIGILFDDQLHSGQRKIIHDIVEKIRNAEAPENKHTRGLDQALLSNVARKNRYMLQTQSEGVMPKRRLCLFKEAPKSMYLVTHYMLNDRKTDYVKLEEDQNVSQAKKYKQIGLARKQRLIDAKQRKKAKQLRKALKRAQKVNADKVEVEINIDEYKFVKDEFDNYVARKITDIEKSDAKESKADKIKQNIEKSDAKQSKADEIKQNSDMDQPMSDYDEDMLEDYFKSSDEDVEMTKPESHDELKAIFRIEDKKYKVQTAAQNINVKKSNETKLDVDNNNKFKKFEEKYVIKTRKDFLRHNLNKCFAEFLNGEAFLEFKFLGQFDTEEYEVMNEFLNDFFMAKSSNKVTNEEFSDIWKSGDWNLGYKRDLNGGLMIYKVTIKTE, encoded by the exons ATGTCAGCTACTTCATTTCCTGTGACTATTTCATCAATGGACACTAACTCTGCAACTCCAACTCTCATAGCTGATCCAACTCCCAATCCCACTCAGCCTAGTCCTATTACTCCTGCAGCCAGCTCTATATCGGCTACAGAGTCTAACTTAACTGCTGGAGCTGAATCATTTGCTAGCACTACTTCAACTACTAGTGATATTTCTACTCCCAGTGCTAATATTCTCCCAGATCCTAAAGCTAATACAACTTCTGTGTATGTATCACCTACCACCACCATCTTGGCTACTAAACTTGAGGACTTAGCTAACACCTCAGTTAGTGACATCCCTACTCCCAGTGCTAACATTCTTCCAGCTTCTAAAGCTAATCCAGCTTCTATTACTCCAAAATCTAGACCTTTGTCAAGGCGCAGGTCAATTCCAGGTCTCGTTATTGATTCTGATCTGATGTCTAAATTATCTCCTAAATCTGGCTCATCTATAAGCCCTGTCTTAACTTCGACAGCGACAATTCCAGCTCCCATTATTTCAGCTGCTAATATTTCAGTTACAGAAGATACCTCAGCCCCTATGACTGACTCATCTATTAGCTCCGTTTCAGCTGTCAGTAGCAATGTAACTAGTAAAATAGCTCTCAATATTTTTCCAACTGTTGAGGCTGCAGCTTCTGTGGCTATCCCAGCTACCAATCAAGGTCCAGCTGCCAGCGATGCCTTAACTTCAATAACTGAACCGCAGGATCGAAATGTCCCATCACTTACCACGTATCTGGCTTCCATTTCTAAACCACTTTCTTCTATGCACATTGGTTCGAAAGCTCTTCCAGCTAAGAAGGCAGTTGCAGCTGCCAGTTTTATATCAGCCAGTCTCTCGGCTCATAAGCCTGACTCTAATGACACTACCCTGACTTCTACTGCAGAACCAGTTCCTACTGTCTCTCCAGCTGTCAGTTACATATTATCGGCTGCTAAAACTGTCCCAACATCCGCCACTGCTGGTGATATCCCAGATCCCAGTACAAAACCAGCTGGCAGCGAATCTATTGATTGCACTATTTCGGATCTCATTGCTGACATATCTAGCAAGGTAGCATCAACCTCCAGTGATATCCTAATTCCACCCAGTACCAAAGCAGCCCTTAGCGATTCTTTAGCTACCAGCATCACAGCTATCACTACCTCTAAAGGTAGACCAATTTTATCTGGCACTACTGCGTCTACTGTCAATGATACCCCGATTCCTAGTGCCAAAACAGCTGGTGATTCTCCTGCTACCAGCTTCATCTCAGCCATTCATGCTAGCATTGGCCCCAAGTTCATATCAGCTCACAGCATAGAACCAGATGACTCCAGCCCAGATCCCAGCGAAAAATCCTGCAAAACTGGACCTAAGTTTCAACCCAGGCTAACCAACTATCAGCGGAAACTTGGGAAGTTGTTCGAGACACCTATAAGTTCGAGTTCTATAAGTAAGGCAGAAAA AATGATGTTGAAAATGGGATGGTCTGGTGGCGCACTCGGCAAGCAAGGCGGAGGTATCATAGAGCCAATAACACCCAATTTGGAATAT GTCAAAACGACAAAAGGTCTAGGACGCAGACCTACCGAACGGCCACCTAAACCTACCCCTATTCAGATGCCTAATCCAGCCAAGCGCTTTAAAAAGACTGAGTCTAGCAATCCATGCTTGAATATCATAAAAGCTAACATCAAACGTAGAATGCTCAAGAAACCAGAAGAGACGAAAGAACAGAAAAAATCTCGAAAACTACAACCGCGCCTAGTAAAGGCACGTAGGAAGAATCTCTTCAAAAACAACGTCTTGCAGTGTATACTGGAATTTGTGACTAACGAGCGAGAGATAGGGATCCTTTTTGATGACCAATTGCATAGCGGGCAGAGGAAGATCATACACGACATAGTGGAAAAGATAAGGAATGCGGAGGCGCCTGAGAACAAGCACACTAGGGGCTTAGATCAAGCCCTGTTGAGCAATGTAGCTAGGAAGAACAGATACATGCTGCAGACGCAAAGCGAGGGAGTGATGCCAAAGCG GCGCCTATGTCTATTCAAAGAAGCGCCAAAGTCCATGTATCTCGTAACACATTACATGTTGAACGACCGAAAAACTGATTACGTTAAACTAGAAGAAGACCAAAACGTAAGCCAAGCAAAAAAGTATAAACAGATAGGCCTAGCACGTAAACAGCGATTGATAGATGCGAAACAGCGGAAAAAAGCGAAACAGCTGCGAAAAGCTTTAAAAAGAGCCCAGAAAGTTAATGCTGATAAAGTTGAAGTAGAAATAAACATTGACGAGTACAAGTTTGTAAAGGATGAATTTGATAATTATGTCGCCCGTAAAATTACTGACATAGAAAAATCTGATGCAAAAGAGAGTAAAGCAGACAAAATAAAACAGAATATAGAAAAATCTGATGCAAAACAAAGTAAAGCAGACGAAATAAAACAGAATAGTGACATGGATCAACCAATGAGCGACTATGATGAGGATATGCTCGAAGATTATTTCAAATCGAGCGATGAAGATGTCGAAATGACGAAACCCGAATCTCATGATGAATTAAAAGCTATCTTTCGTATTgaagataaaaaatacaaagttCAAACCGCTGCACAAAATATCAATGTTAAGAAATCAAATGAAACCAAACTAGATGtggataacaataataaattcaaGAAATTTGAAgagaaatatgtaattaaaacGAGAAAGGACTTTCTGAGGCATAACCTAAACAAGTGTTTCGCTGAATTCCTCAATGGTGAAGCATTTCTTGAATTCAAATTCTTGGGACAGTTTGATACAGAAGAGTACGAAGTGATGAATGAGTTTCTAAACGACTTCTTCATGGCTAAGAGCTCAAATAAAGTCACGAATGAGGAGTTTAGTGATATTTGGAAAAGTGGGGATTGGAATTTGGGTTATAAACGGGATTTGAATGGAGGTTTAAT GATATACAAAGTTACAATCAAGACAGAGTAA